tattcaaccacaagggTGTACTAATGAGCTGTACGAGATAGAAACAATGAATCATAGTAGACAACTGAAGTtatattatttcactgtagataAGGGAAACATGACAGCCAGACAAACCAGTGTATGAATCAAATGGATTTGCAAATGAATGGAGTGGGAATTAGCTGACCTCGTAAGGTAAGTAACTTTGTGTCAAGGAGATTAAACGTTTTCTTTGCCATTTCCAAAACGTAGCAATGTTTAAGACATGGATTTCATGTTGTAACATTAACAAGGTCCCAAAAAGTAGTTAGAATTCATGTTTTCATTTTATTAGCTAAACAAAACTTGTTTTAACAGCAAAATTGTTGCGGAAATCAGCCTTGTTTGATGATGACAAGAACATGACAGGAACATAATTTTTGGTGAAATGATCTCCACAGTTATAATCATTAGGTCATCACACCGTTGATATAGCAATGGACAGCTAATAGTTTAACGAATTCCATTGTGACGTAGAGGGGGACACTATTTGGCCAGGGGacattatttggcatgacaggccccCAACCCCCAGAAACACAGTTGGGGTTGtgcatttggttgtgcatcatcaatttttctcttgttatgtcagtcactgacagtcactcaattagccatggcAGCAAACCGTTTTTGGATTGGTAATTTAGTcaagccagctatctaaactctTAGTAGTCGTGGCCGAATACCATCCGGACACGCATGGCATGTGCCCGGGGGCCCTGACTTCCAGGAGGcccacattgattttgttagtcactctaaCTCAGATataattaacatggcataagtcttggcaaaatgtgtagaattacaggaaattagttttaaaactgcaaaaatgccTCTCCACCCCATTGCAAAATgggtagaattacaggaaattagtttTAACACTGAAAAAATGCCTCTCCACCCCATTGCAAAATgggtagaattacaggaaattagttGTCCCGTAGCAAACTGAGTAGAACTGCATGAAACGTGTTATAAAATTGCTAAACCTCTTTCTGccgcatggcaaaatgtgtagaattacagaaaGTTTGCATTAAAATGGCAAAATGTGTCTCTACTCCCCTTGGTTTGGAATTGCAGAAAATTAACTTAAAAACTAAAAAATGTCTCTGAAGCATTTGCCCCAAAAATTTTGTTTAGGACCCCAAACGGTTAGGGCTGGcccttcccacacacacatattactaTAGGTTGAAAGCAAAAAATCTTAGAGAATGCACCGCACCATCTCTCAAAATACCCCCAAATGCACTAATATATGGTGATGTTATTGGGTCGGCCTATAAGATCGGTGATATTCCAGATACAAAGCACTAGAGAAGATGATTAAATTATGTTGTTACCATACCACAGACCAAAGCAAGAAAACTTACCATGTGAGCATACCACAGCGCAAACATGTTCACCGGCACAGCAAGACAAAAGCACGACAACACCGCAAGCCACAGGTAGCTCGGCGGCTCTGAACCGGGTGGCACCGgggagcggaggaggaggagggggggtccGAAGCTCAGCTGGGATGGCGCAGAGCCTGACCTTAATGGCGATTGGTGTCCGGTCTGCTCGGCATTCAGGGAATGGATGCTGCTTCTCAAGTTGAGAGATGTGTCAGACGGTTTGAGGCTGCTTTCCCCGGTGGGTTCGGTGGTCACGGCGCTCAGGAGTTTCTCTGTGTCTTGGAAGTCGGTGGGATGTGAGACTTCCCTCTCCCCCAGGGCGCTTTTACCAAATGCGGCATCCGTGTTGATAGCCATTCTTTAGATACAAATTTCTATATATTCCTCCAAGACAAGCGTCGGAAATCCCTTTTTGAATTAAACGTTGTATGAGCTTTCCTTTGATGAAATCAGGGTGTCATATGAGTAACTCTCCTTTGGGCGGTAGTCATCAGCATTAACAGTCGTTTGAACACATTAATTTGATTATATATGATAAAATAACATATCTAATATCAATACAAAGTTATTGAATGGTACACTAAAAAACCAAGCAATTGAATCTTGCCAATATGTCCAATGTAAGCGTGATGATATTGATGTATCTCTAGTTCCACCCGGTTCTCCAGTCTTCACTAAGCTAAGTGCAAGCCCTGCTTTTTCAAATGGAAACCCCTTGTGTGTATTACCACTCCCTATAACCATCAGCATCCCCTCAGTGGCTGGACCACTGCATTAGGCTACATTACACGACAGAGCAAAAACAATGTTTAAAAACCACGTCTGAAACTAATTGACCATTTTTACGTGCGCCAGAGACATTAGGGTGGATCACTAGCCTAGTCCTGTGTCTAAGACTAAACATTAGTATTAAAAATGTGtatgggaaagaaagagagacatagagacagagagatagaagtaAGATAGTTagagatggaaactgagctgcactttctaacctcctgccaaatctAGGACCATATAAGAGACACATATTTAGCTGAAATTACACAAACCCACAAAGAATTTTGACACAAATCAAATTTTGACAAACTATCTCATCTGTTAGGCAAAATATCACAGTGTGCAATCCCAGCAACAAAATATGTGACCTGCTGCCACAAGAGCAGGTCGTAACACTTCATTTTAAG
Above is a genomic segment from Oncorhynchus clarkii lewisi isolate Uvic-CL-2024 chromosome 33, UVic_Ocla_1.0, whole genome shotgun sequence containing:
- the LOC139393269 gene encoding trafficking regulator of GLUT4 1-like, which codes for MAINTDAAFGKSALGEREVSHPTDFQDTEKLLSAVTTEPTGESSLKPSDTSLNLRSSIHSLNAEQTGHQSPLRSGSAPSQLSFGPPLLLLRSPVPPGSEPPSYLWLAVLSCFCLAVPVNMFALWYAHMSQSVLQTGDVDGAKRLGRLSLLLSCISMFLGVAVIIFIVVTGDILRLK